The following proteins are co-located in the Spinactinospora alkalitolerans genome:
- a CDS encoding ferritin-like domain-containing protein: MFNNSFIKNAIDRSAENGLDRRRFFTAAGAAGLGVAGASLVPGFALADTSSDGPSDAAVLNFALNLEYLEAEFYLRAVTGEGLPRNLIGGKGETGAVSGGRKVKFETKLIRQYAEEIAADEKAHVRFLRGALGSAAVSRPAIDIDAAFTAAARAAGLVGSGERFDPYANENNFLLAAYVFEDVGVTAYKGAAPLVDNKAFLEAAAGLLAVEAYHASNIRTTLLARGLEAPSVRISDARDSLDGPEDLDQGVVDAYGKANIVPADDDALAFSRSAGQVLNIVYLTPEEATSGGFFPDGVNGPINRSEDNT; encoded by the coding sequence GTGTTCAACAATTCCTTCATCAAGAACGCGATCGACCGCAGCGCCGAGAACGGCCTCGACCGGCGCCGGTTCTTCACGGCGGCGGGTGCGGCGGGGCTGGGGGTGGCCGGCGCGAGCCTGGTCCCCGGCTTCGCACTGGCCGACACGTCGAGCGACGGGCCCAGCGACGCAGCCGTCCTGAACTTCGCGCTGAACCTGGAGTACCTGGAGGCCGAGTTCTACCTGAGGGCGGTGACCGGCGAAGGGCTGCCGAGGAACCTCATCGGGGGCAAGGGCGAGACCGGAGCCGTGTCGGGCGGCCGGAAGGTGAAGTTCGAGACCAAGCTGATCCGGCAGTACGCCGAAGAGATCGCCGCCGACGAGAAGGCCCACGTCCGGTTCCTGCGCGGCGCACTCGGCTCGGCCGCGGTCTCGCGCCCCGCCATCGACATCGACGCGGCCTTCACCGCGGCCGCGCGGGCCGCAGGCCTCGTCGGGTCGGGCGAGAGGTTCGACCCCTACGCCAACGAGAACAACTTCCTGCTCGCGGCCTACGTCTTCGAGGACGTCGGGGTCACCGCCTACAAGGGCGCGGCCCCCCTCGTCGACAACAAGGCCTTCCTGGAGGCCGCGGCCGGCCTGCTCGCCGTCGAGGCCTACCACGCGAGCAACATCAGGACCACGCTGCTCGCCCGCGGGCTGGAGGCCCCCTCGGTGCGGATATCCGACGCGCGCGACAGCCTCGACGGGCCGGAGGACCTCGACCAGGGGGTCGTCGACGCCTACGGCAAGGCCAACATCGTGCCCGCCGACGACGACGCCCTGGCGTTCAGCCGCAGCGCCGGCCAGGTGCTCAACATCGTGTACCTGACCCCGGAGGAGGCCACCTCCGGCGGCTTCTTCCCCGACGGCGTCAACGGCCCGATCAACCGCAGCGAAGACAACACTTGA
- a CDS encoding oxygenase MpaB family protein has translation MSTESALTAPPRRLLSAAEVRARHGEAGLDLLAQGLREGDPVADAVIAEFAESGGAARTALGAGLNDGLAALADPPPAVAALLRESEGAVAEADRDLLERGDLASLTVDPFWSRMAFALGSLVHTYSAPGIARVLMGTGKLTEGAARRLGETGLWRGNAILPGGLLRGAPGYVDTVQVRLLHARVRANALKRGWDVEEWGVPINQVDAARTWLDFTVVPFRALERVGIVLTPEEERDLYRYWRHIAALVGVDPRFYLDVHDHASAGALLDLIDGTNAAPDASARALVEALVDALVSGLMGGSLSLPEPSVRTLLAALTRLMQGDEAADALGIERVDVAPFLPLLAMGNSGVRRWQRATPESWRQALAEHTEYRRTEFAHLPGTEYRASMADARN, from the coding sequence ATGTCGACCGAATCCGCGCTGACGGCACCGCCGCGGCGACTGCTCAGCGCCGCCGAGGTGCGGGCCCGGCACGGGGAAGCCGGGCTGGACCTCCTCGCTCAGGGGCTGCGCGAGGGCGATCCGGTCGCCGACGCGGTGATCGCGGAGTTCGCCGAGTCCGGCGGCGCGGCGCGCACCGCGCTCGGCGCCGGCCTGAACGACGGCCTGGCCGCGCTCGCCGATCCGCCCCCCGCGGTCGCGGCCCTGCTGCGCGAGTCGGAGGGGGCCGTCGCCGAGGCCGACCGCGACCTGCTGGAGCGCGGCGACCTCGCCAGTCTCACGGTGGACCCGTTCTGGAGCCGGATGGCGTTCGCGCTCGGCTCGCTCGTGCACACCTACAGCGCACCCGGGATCGCGCGGGTCCTCATGGGCACCGGCAAGCTCACCGAGGGGGCCGCCCGGCGCCTCGGCGAGACCGGGCTGTGGCGCGGCAACGCCATCCTGCCCGGCGGGCTGCTGCGCGGCGCCCCGGGCTACGTCGACACCGTGCAGGTGCGCCTGCTGCACGCCCGCGTCCGCGCCAACGCCCTCAAGCGCGGGTGGGACGTCGAGGAGTGGGGCGTTCCGATCAACCAGGTGGACGCCGCCCGGACCTGGCTGGACTTCACCGTCGTGCCCTTCAGGGCGCTGGAGCGGGTCGGCATCGTCCTCACCCCGGAGGAGGAGCGCGACCTCTACCGCTACTGGCGGCACATCGCCGCGCTGGTGGGCGTGGACCCCCGGTTCTACCTCGACGTGCACGACCACGCGTCGGCCGGCGCGCTGCTGGACCTCATCGACGGCACGAACGCCGCCCCCGACGCCTCGGCCCGCGCCCTGGTCGAGGCGCTGGTCGACGCCCTCGTGTCGGGCCTGATGGGCGGCTCGCTGTCGCTGCCGGAACCGTCGGTGCGCACGCTGCTCGCCGCGCTGACCCGGCTGATGCAGGGCGACGAGGCCGCCGACGCCCTGGGGATCGAACGGGTCGACGTCGCCCCGTTCCTGCCGCTGCTCGCCATGGGCAACTCCGGGGTCCGCCGCTGGCAGCGCGCCACCCCGGAGTCCTGGCGGCAGGCGCTGGCCGAGCACACCGAGTACCGCCGCACCGAGTTCGCCCACCTGCCGGGCACGGAGTACCGGGCGAGCATGGCCGACGCCCGGAACTGA
- a CDS encoding L,D-transpeptidase family protein — protein sequence MAIRESGNPPRYAARAATLALSAVVAAGYGGAAAHAGTAPAADAPAAHSASTARSAPAAAAVWPGAEAADLLHRGDSGAEVVRLQERLRELGYWVGPADGEFQDLTVQAVYAAQKAAGIGRDGVVGPDTRAALDEGVRPSATSGSGDVVEIDLERQLLLVVSDGEVRQVFNTSTGSGESYESRGQQQVAVTPTGEYSVFRQVDAWDPGPLGSLYRPKYFNGGIAVHGYSSVPPYPASHGCARVSIAAMDWLWENGSLDHGTPVIVR from the coding sequence ATGGCTATTCGAGAATCCGGAAATCCCCCCAGGTACGCGGCGAGGGCGGCGACGCTGGCGCTGTCGGCGGTCGTGGCGGCCGGGTACGGCGGCGCCGCGGCGCACGCCGGCACCGCCCCGGCCGCGGACGCCCCCGCGGCCCATTCGGCCTCCACCGCCCGTTCGGCCCCCGCCGCCGCGGCCGTCTGGCCCGGGGCCGAGGCCGCGGACCTGCTGCACCGGGGCGACTCGGGGGCCGAGGTGGTCCGACTGCAGGAGCGGCTGCGGGAGCTCGGCTACTGGGTCGGTCCGGCCGACGGCGAGTTCCAGGACCTCACCGTCCAGGCCGTCTACGCCGCGCAGAAGGCGGCCGGCATCGGCCGCGACGGCGTGGTCGGGCCCGACACGCGCGCGGCCCTCGACGAGGGCGTCCGGCCGAGCGCCACCAGCGGGTCGGGCGACGTGGTCGAGATCGACCTGGAGCGCCAACTGCTGCTCGTGGTCTCCGACGGGGAGGTGCGGCAGGTCTTCAACACGTCGACCGGTTCGGGGGAGAGCTACGAGTCCCGCGGGCAGCAGCAGGTCGCCGTCACCCCGACCGGCGAGTACTCGGTGTTCCGCCAGGTCGACGCCTGGGACCCCGGCCCGCTGGGCTCGCTGTACCGCCCCAAGTACTTCAACGGCGGCATCGCCGTCCACGGCTACTCCTCGGTCCCGCCCTACCCCGCCTCCCACGGCTGCGCCAGGGTGAGCATCGCCGCGATGGACTGGCTGTGGGAGAACGGCAGCCTCGACCACGGCACCCCCGTCATCGTGCGGTGA